A single genomic interval of Aureliella helgolandensis harbors:
- a CDS encoding SixA phosphatase family protein — MRTLILMRHAKSDWTQGDRTDHDRPLNPRGRRAAPLMAGQLLSHGISVDIILASSAVRVQQTLELLQESWATETAVSTERDLYLATPAELKQHVDALHDTWQSAMIIGHNPGLSLFASMLCDDDVELPTAAVVILQSAADSWHSSLTQQPWHLVDYWKPRDLEAG; from the coding sequence ATGCGGACTCTCATTTTAATGCGTCACGCCAAGAGCGACTGGACGCAGGGCGACAGGACCGACCACGATCGCCCACTCAATCCGCGCGGGCGTCGGGCTGCTCCGCTCATGGCCGGACAATTGCTGAGCCATGGCATCTCGGTCGATATTATCTTGGCGAGCTCTGCGGTCCGCGTGCAACAAACGTTGGAATTGCTACAGGAGAGCTGGGCAACAGAGACGGCGGTATCCACCGAACGCGATCTCTACTTGGCGACCCCTGCTGAGTTGAAGCAGCATGTCGATGCGCTCCATGATACGTGGCAGTCAGCCATGATTATTGGCCACAATCCCGGACTGAGTCTGTTTGCGTCTATGCTCTGCGACGATGATGTCGAGCTTCCGACGGCCGCCGTGGTCATTCTGCAATCCGCTGCAGATTCTTGGCACAGCTCACTGACGCAGCAACCCTGGCATCTGGTAGATTATTGGAAGCCGCGGGATTTGGAGGCGGGCTGA